The Polyangiaceae bacterium genome includes a region encoding these proteins:
- a CDS encoding glycosyltransferase family 39 protein has protein sequence MSDGEKDESTRDSGAPEDAPEKQDEAPVSEQDEAPVSEHGDEQDEAQEHGEQEEAPAQEPAAAAPASKKEQEEEVIPPGNPLHPVRGTLIAVLGAAIPFLLMTTDRHFGFSVPVGLLGCLVAVIGIFDLLGTFDDPVVRVVETVSGSAVGGRLIELAAAGSALFLFLRLAVAGTLPFPRLTGALLITAAFIWCVVAMYRVGEALGPWKTDETGQVRSLLHRHGFWLVVITALIYLPLLGAYSLSDPWETHYGEVSREMLARDDWISLWWAQDGWFWSKPVFDFWIQALFFSALGVGFMPDKMLIGASQGRVPEPEWAARMPVFLLTVVGGYLLYKGVAKVYGRRAGLLSGLVLVTMPYWFLIGHQTMTDMPYVGPLTAAMGLLLLGLFTDPEERVKVYEVKLGKRALRISGYHLVFALVALCVLPQVLYLASRNLTLQLDATPHGFRPHLDDFFSGSGGGNCGLPGNEPCRKALPVNRDFQPWMASLVWGGIGAFLLWINRGERRKARLYFIAAWLMVALSALGKGAPGLVLPIFIAGMYIAATKRWKDLTRMELLGLGLLVCCVTLPWYVQMFMRHGQPFTDRLLFHDMYKRAFVHVHDTNVGDDVSFRYYIWQLGYGLFPWTGLSAGALVWWARRRNDVSDPRGDAGAFFALWFISAFSMFTITLTKFHHYIFPVVPPTAALVGVLVDHCLDRAELPERKRLIPYVSGMLGSATLLVYGAFRLFPGSIVGRTLEDHKAPAATPWLAITSLCLGLALAVAVMAIYGRKGGELDQSRRFDSAILGALGLASAAVVLLAGRDMFVTSTGDIDGQARLMHLFTYNYRRPWPQSLDFKGILTGFTVVASGVSALFIFRRIRTHAAALFLAVSVMWAAWGVNVYLFRAAPHWGQRETVMAYYKDRPGPEAPLVAYQMNWKGENFYTGNHVPAFVASGQKFKDWVAAERAKGVTTMYFTTEHGRIGSLKSELGNPKDFTKITNEELNNKFFIARVRF, from the coding sequence ATGAGCGACGGCGAGAAAGACGAGTCCACTCGGGACTCGGGCGCCCCTGAGGACGCGCCGGAGAAGCAGGACGAGGCCCCGGTCTCCGAGCAGGACGAGGCTCCCGTCTCCGAGCACGGCGACGAGCAAGACGAGGCGCAGGAGCACGGCGAGCAGGAGGAGGCGCCGGCGCAGGAGCCCGCTGCCGCAGCGCCGGCGTCCAAGAAGGAGCAAGAAGAGGAAGTCATCCCGCCGGGCAATCCCCTTCACCCGGTGCGCGGCACCCTCATCGCTGTGCTGGGCGCGGCGATCCCGTTCCTGCTGATGACGACGGATCGCCACTTTGGATTCAGTGTTCCGGTGGGGCTGCTCGGCTGCTTGGTCGCGGTCATCGGCATTTTCGATCTGCTCGGAACCTTCGACGATCCCGTCGTCCGGGTGGTGGAGACAGTGAGCGGGAGTGCCGTCGGCGGTCGCTTGATCGAGCTCGCCGCTGCCGGCTCGGCTCTGTTCCTGTTCCTGCGCTTGGCCGTGGCGGGGACCTTGCCGTTTCCGCGGCTGACCGGCGCCCTGCTGATCACGGCGGCCTTCATATGGTGTGTGGTCGCTATGTATCGAGTGGGTGAAGCCCTCGGTCCCTGGAAGACCGACGAGACGGGCCAGGTGCGGAGCCTGCTCCACCGTCACGGGTTCTGGCTGGTGGTCATCACCGCCCTCATCTACCTGCCGCTCTTGGGGGCCTACTCCCTGAGTGATCCCTGGGAGACCCACTACGGCGAGGTTTCTCGCGAGATGCTCGCGAGAGACGACTGGATCTCCCTGTGGTGGGCTCAAGATGGCTGGTTCTGGTCCAAGCCGGTCTTCGACTTCTGGATCCAGGCGCTGTTCTTCTCGGCGTTGGGCGTGGGTTTCATGCCCGACAAGATGCTCATCGGCGCCTCCCAGGGACGCGTTCCCGAGCCGGAGTGGGCCGCGCGCATGCCGGTGTTCCTGCTCACGGTGGTGGGCGGCTACCTGCTGTACAAGGGCGTGGCCAAGGTCTACGGGCGGCGCGCGGGCCTCTTGAGTGGCCTGGTGCTGGTCACCATGCCCTATTGGTTCCTGATCGGGCACCAAACGATGACCGACATGCCCTATGTCGGGCCGCTGACGGCGGCCATGGGGCTCTTGCTCCTCGGTCTGTTCACGGATCCCGAAGAGCGCGTGAAGGTGTACGAGGTGAAGCTCGGGAAGCGCGCGCTGCGCATCTCCGGCTACCACTTGGTGTTCGCCCTGGTGGCCCTGTGCGTGCTGCCGCAAGTCCTGTACCTGGCCTCGCGCAACCTGACGCTACAGCTCGACGCCACGCCCCACGGCTTCCGGCCGCACCTGGACGACTTCTTCTCGGGTTCCGGTGGCGGCAACTGCGGATTGCCGGGTAACGAGCCCTGCCGCAAGGCACTGCCCGTCAACCGCGACTTCCAGCCCTGGATGGCGTCGCTGGTGTGGGGCGGGATTGGCGCGTTCCTGCTGTGGATCAACCGCGGCGAGCGGCGCAAGGCGCGGCTGTACTTCATCGCCGCGTGGTTGATGGTGGCGCTCAGCGCGTTGGGTAAGGGCGCTCCGGGCCTGGTGCTGCCCATCTTCATCGCGGGCATGTACATCGCCGCCACCAAGCGCTGGAAAGACCTCACGCGCATGGAGCTGCTCGGCCTCGGGTTGCTCGTGTGCTGCGTCACGCTCCCTTGGTACGTGCAGATGTTCATGCGCCACGGCCAGCCGTTCACGGATCGGCTGCTGTTCCACGACATGTACAAGCGCGCGTTCGTCCACGTGCACGACACCAACGTGGGAGACGACGTCAGCTTCCGCTACTACATCTGGCAGCTGGGCTACGGCCTATTCCCCTGGACCGGTCTCTCCGCCGGCGCCCTGGTGTGGTGGGCGCGGCGCCGCAACGACGTATCCGATCCCCGCGGCGACGCGGGCGCGTTCTTCGCGCTGTGGTTCATCAGCGCGTTCAGCATGTTCACGATCACGCTGACCAAGTTCCACCACTACATCTTCCCGGTGGTCCCGCCCACGGCGGCGTTGGTCGGTGTGCTCGTCGATCATTGCCTCGATCGCGCGGAGCTCCCGGAGCGAAAGCGCCTGATCCCCTACGTGAGCGGCATGCTCGGCTCCGCTACGCTGCTGGTCTACGGCGCGTTCCGTCTGTTCCCGGGATCGATCGTCGGGCGCACGCTCGAAGACCACAAAGCTCCGGCCGCCACGCCGTGGCTCGCCATCACCTCGCTGTGCTTGGGACTGGCCCTCGCGGTTGCCGTGATGGCCATCTACGGACGCAAGGGTGGTGAGCTGGACCAGTCGCGCCGCTTCGACAGCGCAATCCTCGGCGCGTTGGGGCTCGCGTCAGCGGCGGTGGTACTGCTCGCCGGCCGCGACATGTTCGTCACCTCTACGGGAGACATCGACGGCCAGGCGAGGCTGATGCATTTGTTCACCTACAACTACCGCCGTCCGTGGCCCCAGTCCTTGGACTTCAAGGGCATCCTCACGGGCTTCACGGTAGTGGCCAGCGGGGTGAGCGCCCTGTTCATTTTCCGCAGGATCCGTACCCACGCGGCGGCGCTGTTCTTGGCCGTGAGCGTGATGTGGGCGGCCTGGGGCGTGAACGTGTACCTGTTCCGCGCAGCGCCCCACTGGGGTCAGCGTGAAACGGTAATGGCCTACTACAAGGACCGGCCGGGGCCAGAGGCACCGTTGGTCGCCTACCAGATGAACTGGAAGGGCGAGAACTTCTACACTGGCAATCACGTGCCGGCCTTCGTTGCTTCCGGTCAAAAGTTCAAAGATTGGGTCGCGGCGGAGCGCGCCAAGGGCGTCACCACCATGTACTTCACGACCGAGCACGGACGCATCGGGTCGCTCAAGAGCGAGCTCGGCAATCCCAAAGACTTCACGAAGATCACGAACGAAGAGCTGAACAACAAGTTCTTCATCGCGCGAGTGCGTTTCTAG
- a CDS encoding 50S ribosomal protein L11 methyltransferase has translation MTRGDVWMLEVRVAPNQAERVAAALFSAAAGGLEERDGALVAYAESRRALAPLVAAVQQCGLEPELSRLSASEWQTPWTEYLEPVRVAEGFVLAPTGHDASPTEGARVLWFEPDLVFGVGSHATTRLAATAVERYVRAHPGTAVLDVGTGTGVLAMIAAACGARRCLGIDVDRRAVDNARANARLNGLACRFSARPLAAVKQRHDLVVANVEAPALFDLTPDLVRVTGDTLLVTGVLEERRSELAALLSDLSICGESTSDGWVLLEARRTRAGPTAKMD, from the coding sequence ATGACGCGGGGCGACGTGTGGATGCTGGAGGTGCGTGTGGCGCCGAACCAGGCCGAGCGCGTGGCCGCGGCGCTGTTCTCCGCGGCGGCCGGCGGACTCGAGGAGCGGGACGGCGCTCTGGTGGCCTACGCCGAGAGCCGCCGTGCTCTGGCACCGCTGGTGGCGGCGGTGCAGCAATGCGGCCTCGAGCCCGAGCTGAGCCGGCTTTCCGCCAGCGAGTGGCAGACGCCGTGGACGGAATACCTCGAGCCGGTGCGGGTCGCCGAGGGCTTCGTGCTGGCACCGACCGGGCACGACGCGAGCCCCACCGAAGGCGCGCGCGTGCTCTGGTTCGAGCCGGATCTGGTGTTCGGGGTCGGCAGCCACGCCACGACGCGATTGGCAGCCACGGCGGTGGAGCGTTACGTGCGCGCCCACCCGGGAACGGCGGTATTGGACGTAGGGACCGGCACCGGCGTGTTGGCGATGATCGCCGCAGCCTGTGGCGCCCGTCGCTGCCTGGGCATCGACGTGGATCGACGTGCCGTCGACAACGCTCGCGCCAACGCGCGCTTGAACGGCTTGGCGTGTCGCTTCTCCGCGCGACCACTGGCGGCTGTGAAGCAGCGACACGATCTGGTCGTCGCCAACGTGGAGGCCCCAGCGCTGTTCGATCTCACCCCCGACCTGGTCCGCGTCACCGGCGACACCCTGCTGGTCACGGGCGTGCTGGAGGAGCGGCGCAGCGAGCTCGCCGCGCTGCTTTCGGACCTCTCGATTTGCGGGGAATCCACCAGCGACGGCTGGGTTCTGCTGGAAGCTCGACGCACCCGGGCCGGCCCCACGGCCAAGATGGACTGA
- a CDS encoding EAL domain-containing protein → MSGKRIRWTYSEEELSSRRPGDPRARSTRLITAEDLDIAMQPIVDLRSGRLFAVEALTRCKWPEYADPSKLFERAVEERACGRLGRPIREVAIARALGTRLFLNIHPEELSSRWLVRPDDPVNFHEGELYLEITESAAFQYFDLCKSVLKEVCNRTGAHLVVDDLGSGHSNLKRVLDLEPAVIKLDRELVRELHQYHRQQVLVRSVVKLCHDLGARVVAEGIETVDELSAVRDSGADFGQGYLLARPGYPPPDIYWPF, encoded by the coding sequence ATGAGCGGCAAGCGCATTCGCTGGACCTACTCGGAGGAGGAGTTGAGCTCCCGCCGCCCCGGGGACCCGCGCGCGCGGAGCACCCGCTTGATCACGGCGGAAGACCTGGACATCGCGATGCAACCCATCGTGGACCTGCGAAGCGGGCGCCTGTTCGCCGTGGAGGCGCTGACCCGCTGCAAGTGGCCGGAGTATGCGGATCCGTCGAAGTTGTTCGAACGCGCCGTGGAAGAGCGCGCGTGTGGGCGGCTCGGACGACCCATCCGAGAAGTCGCCATCGCCCGCGCCCTGGGGACGCGGTTGTTCCTGAACATCCACCCCGAAGAGCTCAGCTCACGATGGCTCGTGCGCCCGGACGACCCGGTGAACTTCCACGAGGGTGAGCTGTATCTGGAGATCACGGAATCTGCTGCGTTTCAGTACTTCGACTTGTGCAAGAGCGTGCTCAAGGAAGTGTGCAATCGCACCGGCGCGCACCTGGTGGTGGACGACTTGGGCTCGGGGCACAGCAACCTGAAGCGCGTGTTGGACTTGGAGCCCGCGGTCATCAAGCTCGATCGCGAGCTCGTTCGCGAGCTGCACCAGTACCACCGCCAGCAGGTGCTGGTACGCTCGGTGGTGAAGCTGTGCCACGACCTCGGGGCCCGAGTCGTGGCGGAGGGAATCGAAACGGTGGACGAGCTTTCCGCCGTGCGAGACTCCGGCGCGGACTTCGGTCAAGGCTACCTGCTCGCACGGCCCGGCTACCCACCGCCGGACATCTACTGGCCCTTCTGA
- a CDS encoding TldD/PmbA family protein: MTPTELLDLLTAALHRAGEAEAEATGRFARRGFARFYVGDLGQHMQLEEPHATVRVAKGKRVAEVSTSSLDEAGLVEAIQTAARMAPSLPEDDSFPGFAPNEGTVTVLPARYSDSTARATPEERVARLAPVLDSIAKAGLHATGVLDTTTSMDAVANTRGVARSYRATLAHFKVWALESAGAGGAAGHGQSAHRDLDALALQAETERAIADALRGKNPVPIEPGSYDVVLEPEAVAELLEWLAVIGFGAQEVHQGSSPLSGRLGERITGPLLTVTEDPLGELSLAPPFDREGVLRRRVELLDGGIAKGFVSDRTWAERMGTTSTGNAAAPSRFGGSSPAPSALVVAGGGEPSTEALIQGMERGLYVRRLHYVNGMLEPRRAVMTGLTRDGTFLVEGGKVTTPVVTLRFTDSILEAFARCDGMTQERKLLPNWWSESGSVAAPAVRIRGLRFTGSSKRAD; this comes from the coding sequence GTGACCCCGACGGAGCTCCTGGATCTGCTCACCGCCGCCCTCCACAGAGCGGGAGAGGCCGAGGCCGAGGCGACGGGGCGGTTCGCCCGCCGCGGCTTCGCGCGGTTCTACGTCGGGGACCTGGGCCAGCACATGCAGCTCGAAGAGCCCCACGCGACGGTACGCGTGGCGAAGGGCAAGCGCGTGGCCGAGGTGTCCACCAGCTCGCTCGACGAAGCCGGCCTGGTGGAGGCGATCCAGACCGCCGCGCGCATGGCGCCGTCCCTTCCGGAAGACGACTCCTTTCCCGGCTTCGCCCCCAACGAAGGCACGGTCACGGTGCTGCCCGCGCGCTACTCGGACAGCACGGCCCGGGCAACTCCGGAAGAACGCGTCGCGCGGCTCGCGCCGGTGCTGGACTCGATTGCCAAGGCAGGCCTTCATGCCACCGGGGTGCTCGACACCACCACGAGCATGGACGCGGTGGCGAACACGCGGGGCGTGGCGCGCTCGTACCGAGCGACGCTCGCGCACTTCAAGGTCTGGGCGCTCGAGAGTGCCGGCGCCGGCGGCGCCGCCGGCCATGGCCAGTCGGCGCACCGGGATCTGGACGCGCTGGCTCTCCAGGCCGAAACGGAGCGCGCCATCGCGGACGCTTTGCGCGGCAAGAATCCGGTGCCCATCGAGCCGGGGAGCTACGACGTGGTGCTGGAGCCGGAGGCCGTGGCGGAGCTCTTGGAGTGGCTCGCCGTCATCGGTTTCGGCGCCCAAGAAGTGCACCAAGGCTCGAGCCCGCTGTCGGGACGCCTGGGCGAGCGCATCACCGGACCGTTGCTCACGGTGACGGAAGATCCCCTCGGCGAGCTTTCCCTCGCGCCACCCTTCGATCGCGAGGGGGTGCTCCGACGGCGCGTGGAGCTCCTGGACGGCGGCATCGCCAAGGGGTTCGTCAGCGACCGCACCTGGGCTGAGCGCATGGGAACGACGTCCACGGGCAACGCGGCGGCGCCGTCTCGTTTCGGAGGGAGCTCCCCTGCCCCTTCGGCATTGGTCGTGGCGGGTGGCGGTGAACCGAGCACCGAAGCGCTCATTCAGGGCATGGAGCGTGGGCTGTACGTGCGGCGCCTACATTACGTGAATGGGATGCTGGAGCCTCGTCGCGCCGTGATGACCGGACTGACCCGCGACGGTACCTTCCTGGTGGAAGGCGGCAAGGTCACCACGCCGGTCGTCACCCTGCGTTTCACGGACAGCATTCTCGAGGCCTTCGCCCGCTGTGACGGAATGACGCAGGAGCGAAAACTGCTGCCGAACTGGTGGTCCGAGAGCGGTTCCGTCGCCGCACCTGCGGTGCGCATTCGAGGCCTGCGTTTCACGGGTAGCTCGAAGCGCGCCGACTGA
- a CDS encoding TldD/PmbA family protein gives MPISADVRELCRTALDRAKRHPDVTHAEVRYHRDRSERLRVRDGAPDGIGEHQSAGFAVRVIARGAWGFACTAIPAAKAMTQMVDDAVAIALASSRLIRAPVVLAPIEPQVGHYETPVAVDPFGVSLEQKLEDLSVPEAELRRGGPPIRSAEAWMSWTEIDKLLLTLEGTDVEQHLVYGDIGMLAVAVADDGRSQRRSFPGTPGTNGQQAGYEAIAEAGLTQAAPRIRREAIELLSAPQCPEGKRDVILASNQLALQVHESCGHPTELDRALGAEISLAGGSFLQPEQLGKLRYGSDIVTLTADSVAPRGLGTFGWDDEGTPAKKSPLIQDGIFVDYLSSRETAAALGRASTGTVRADGFNRVPMIRMINVSLEPRSGSLEDLILDTRDGILFDTNQSWSIDDLRLNFQFSCELAWEIKNGKRVRLLRDARYTGVTPELWRSCDAICGPEETRIWGLANCGKGDPIQAMQVAHGAPPARFRNTEVGHS, from the coding sequence ATGCCCATTTCCGCCGACGTCCGAGAGCTGTGTCGCACGGCCCTGGATCGCGCGAAGCGCCACCCCGACGTGACCCACGCCGAAGTGCGCTACCACCGCGATCGGAGTGAACGCCTACGGGTCCGGGACGGCGCGCCGGATGGCATCGGCGAGCACCAGAGCGCGGGCTTCGCGGTGCGCGTGATCGCACGCGGAGCCTGGGGTTTCGCTTGCACCGCGATACCCGCGGCCAAGGCCATGACCCAGATGGTGGACGACGCCGTGGCCATTGCGCTGGCGAGCTCCCGGTTGATCCGAGCGCCGGTGGTGCTCGCTCCCATCGAGCCCCAGGTGGGCCACTACGAAACCCCGGTGGCCGTCGATCCCTTCGGTGTGTCCCTGGAGCAAAAGCTCGAGGACCTTTCCGTACCAGAAGCGGAGCTCCGACGCGGCGGCCCGCCAATTCGAAGCGCCGAAGCGTGGATGAGCTGGACCGAGATCGACAAGCTGTTGCTCACCCTGGAGGGGACCGACGTCGAGCAACACCTGGTGTACGGCGACATCGGCATGCTCGCCGTCGCGGTGGCGGACGACGGTCGCTCTCAGCGTCGCTCTTTCCCCGGTACCCCAGGCACCAACGGCCAACAGGCGGGCTACGAGGCCATCGCCGAAGCCGGGCTCACTCAGGCGGCCCCGCGCATTCGTCGAGAAGCCATCGAGTTGCTCTCGGCGCCGCAGTGCCCCGAGGGCAAGCGAGACGTGATCCTCGCGTCGAACCAGCTGGCGCTCCAGGTCCACGAGTCCTGTGGTCACCCCACGGAGCTGGACCGCGCGTTGGGCGCGGAGATCTCCCTGGCGGGCGGTTCGTTCCTGCAACCCGAGCAGCTCGGCAAGCTGCGCTACGGTTCGGACATCGTCACCCTCACCGCAGATTCGGTCGCGCCCCGCGGGCTCGGCACCTTCGGCTGGGACGACGAGGGCACGCCCGCCAAGAAGTCGCCCCTGATTCAGGACGGCATCTTCGTCGACTACCTGTCCTCCCGCGAGACCGCCGCGGCGCTCGGCCGCGCGAGCACGGGCACGGTGCGCGCGGACGGCTTCAATCGCGTCCCGATGATCCGCATGATCAACGTCTCGCTGGAGCCGCGCTCCGGTTCCCTCGAAGATCTGATCCTGGACACGCGCGACGGCATCCTGTTCGACACCAACCAGAGCTGGAGCATCGACGACCTGCGCCTCAACTTTCAGTTTTCCTGCGAGCTCGCTTGGGAAATCAAGAACGGGAAGCGCGTGCGGCTCTTGAGAGACGCCCGCTACACCGGAGTGACCCCAGAGCTGTGGCGGAGCTGTGATGCCATCTGCGGGCCGGAGGAGACACGCATCTGGGGCCTGGCCAACTGCGGCAAGGGCGATCCAATCCAGGCCATGCAGGTCGCGCATGGCGCGCCGCCGGCGCGCTTCCGCAACACGGAGGTCGGACACTCGTGA
- a CDS encoding GNAT family N-acetyltransferase → MPEPDSSPVTIESERLVLTMPGPEAAKRQLSYFANNREHLAHWSPPNPPGFYSEEFWRWRLAENRSEYVADRSMRLSILLRGDPAGTVIGTANFSEIVRGPLQACFLGYSIDHRHQGRGLMKEALRAAIPHAFSRLNLHRIGANYVPTNERSGRLLRSLGFVVEGYARDYLYIDGAWRDHILTALTNRELTSPGVRRQDFSTNPIQKLSTDSSSSTREPRQREPCHRQRAEAARRRRGRAARAATSRRQVLVGRCLGAAAARRAAQPAATAEAAGPNGRRLRRGRVKAHGAVHRVPVAAIHDHHVHVRRALGDRDLRAVGVRELLDLHRIAGVADGGRRVRKLDRVGVEAHEQRRVVRVALPAVDVLLPLLVRPHHLQRLGALFQCVVDLDQARDVVRGRGHRRGEAPGSHEGVAHHVAVGVDRLAFVLEHALGGGQHAAALELVPQRLAHRGAQRGGVHAGGDQLTQVVVAHVAAGRRHQRCQHRRVEGVAIRLWKRLAHGP, encoded by the coding sequence ATGCCCGAGCCCGACAGCTCTCCGGTGACGATCGAGAGCGAACGGCTGGTGCTGACCATGCCTGGGCCCGAGGCGGCCAAGCGCCAGCTCTCGTACTTCGCGAACAACCGTGAGCATCTCGCGCACTGGTCGCCTCCCAATCCGCCGGGCTTCTACAGCGAGGAGTTCTGGCGCTGGCGCCTGGCGGAAAACCGCTCCGAGTACGTCGCGGATCGCTCCATGCGGCTCAGCATTCTGTTGCGAGGGGACCCCGCGGGGACCGTCATCGGGACGGCCAACTTCAGCGAAATAGTGCGCGGCCCGCTGCAGGCGTGTTTCCTCGGCTACTCCATCGACCACCGGCACCAGGGTCGGGGTCTGATGAAAGAGGCCCTACGAGCCGCGATCCCGCACGCTTTCTCGCGGCTGAACCTCCATCGCATCGGTGCCAACTACGTCCCCACCAACGAGCGGTCGGGGAGGCTGCTCAGGAGCTTGGGCTTCGTGGTGGAAGGCTACGCCCGGGACTACCTGTACATCGACGGCGCGTGGCGGGATCACATCCTCACGGCGCTGACGAACCGCGAGCTCACGAGCCCCGGCGTCCGCAGGCAGGATTTCAGCACCAATCCCATCCAGAAACTGTCAACAGACTCTAGCTCGTCGACGCGAGAGCCACGCCAGCGCGAGCCCTGCCACCGACAGCGCGCCGAAGCCGCCCGCCGGCGCCGCGGGCGCGCTGCACGCGCAGCCACCAGCCGGCGCCAGGTCCTCGTCGGTCGTTGCTTGGGCGCCGCCGCTGCCCGCCGCGCCGCCCAGCCCGCCGCTACCGCCGAAGCCGCCGGTCCCAATGGGCGGAGGCTTCGGCGCGGGCGCGTCAAGGCTCACGGCGCGGTACATCGCGTCCCGGTCGCCGCGATTCACGATCATCACGTACACGTCCGTCGCGCCCTCGGGGATCGGGATCTCCGCGCGGTAGGTGTCCGCGAGCTTCTCGACCTCCACCGGATCGCCGGCGTTGCTGACGGGGGACGGCGAGTACGAAAACTGGATCGGGTCGGCGTCGAAGCGCACGAGCAGCGCAGGGTCGTAAGGGTCGCCCTGCCCGCCGTAGATGTTCTGCTGCCGCTCCTGGTGCGCCCACACCACCTTCAGCGTCTTGGCGCCCTCTTCCAGTGTGTCGTGGATCTGGATCAGGCCCGGGACGTAGTCCGCGGACGGGGCCACCGGCGCGGCGAAGCGCCCGGGAGCCATGAAGGCGTTGCCCACCACGTAGCTGTTGGCGTTGATCGGCTTGCCTTCGTACTCGAGCACGCGCTTGGTGGTGGGCAGCACGCCGCGGCTCTGGAGCTCGTCCCGCAACGCCTTGCCCACCGTGGTGCCCAGCGGGGAGGAGTCCACGCTGGAGGCGATCAGCTCACCCAAGTCGTCGTAGCCCACGTCGCCGCTGGGCGCCGCCATCAGCGCTGCCAGCACCGCCGCGTCGAAGGTGTTGCGATCCGTCTCTGGAAGCGACTTGCGCACGGACCATAG
- a CDS encoding AgmX/PglI C-terminal domain-containing protein: MAQLHLDSPFFVPNAATNPFRPVARTVEPELEGPSTYAMVQNGPPVAASEVEQIGATAIEVMLLWGDNVLHVEHLSPPRPFHLGEAGDYEMPAERLGATRAPLVVMDSGEPRVVVPAGATLTINGSSIPETSAAPVAELVGAKSYPLPEGASFEIAMGDLICRVGATAAGKRAKRSFFATDDRSTGLYFGLSTLAAAAMVAAAAFFVPPMGLTDDEGLDQDRILAIQQYLSASAERERTQQDTQDVADDANKGTGEVGEAAKGESGKMGKVNAANTNKRVGVKGPKDNTDPHLAREAALREASNFGLIGILNQASGDPNAPTVPWGRADSSGTDDMSALGNMWGDDIGESGGTGGLGLSGLGLGGGGRGEGIGMGMVGTCGSAVCSGLEHGFGSSNGLAGGDHKPKAPQVRLGNTEVTSGTLPAEVIQRIVRQNFGRFRMCYENGLKSNPNLAGRVAVRFVINRDGAVTQASNGGSDLPDSGVVGCVVSAYYGLSFPAPKDGIVTVNYPIMFSPGS, encoded by the coding sequence ATGGCCCAGCTCCATCTCGATAGTCCCTTTTTCGTTCCCAACGCCGCGACCAACCCGTTCCGTCCCGTCGCTCGCACCGTGGAGCCGGAGCTGGAGGGCCCGTCGACCTACGCGATGGTGCAGAACGGTCCTCCCGTCGCCGCGAGCGAGGTCGAACAGATCGGCGCCACTGCCATCGAGGTGATGTTGCTGTGGGGCGACAACGTGCTGCACGTCGAGCACCTCTCTCCCCCGCGTCCGTTTCACCTGGGTGAAGCCGGCGACTACGAGATGCCGGCGGAGCGCCTGGGCGCGACCCGCGCACCTCTCGTCGTCATGGACTCCGGCGAGCCGCGCGTCGTCGTTCCCGCCGGCGCCACGTTGACCATCAACGGTTCGTCAATCCCCGAGACCAGCGCGGCGCCCGTGGCCGAGCTCGTGGGTGCCAAGAGCTACCCGCTGCCCGAGGGCGCGAGCTTCGAGATCGCGATGGGCGACCTGATCTGTCGCGTGGGCGCCACGGCCGCCGGCAAGCGCGCCAAGCGTAGCTTCTTCGCCACCGACGACCGCTCCACGGGGCTGTACTTCGGTCTGTCCACCTTGGCGGCGGCCGCCATGGTCGCCGCTGCGGCGTTCTTCGTGCCGCCCATGGGCCTGACGGACGACGAGGGCTTGGACCAGGATCGCATCTTGGCGATCCAGCAGTACCTGTCGGCGTCCGCCGAGCGCGAGCGCACCCAGCAAGATACGCAAGACGTTGCCGACGACGCCAACAAGGGCACGGGTGAGGTCGGCGAGGCCGCCAAGGGCGAGAGCGGCAAGATGGGCAAGGTCAACGCCGCCAACACGAACAAGCGTGTCGGCGTGAAGGGTCCGAAGGACAACACCGATCCGCACCTGGCCCGCGAGGCCGCCCTGAGGGAAGCCTCGAACTTCGGCCTGATCGGCATCCTGAACCAGGCATCCGGCGATCCCAACGCGCCCACCGTACCGTGGGGCCGCGCCGATTCCTCCGGCACCGACGACATGAGCGCCCTCGGCAACATGTGGGGTGACGACATCGGCGAGAGCGGCGGCACCGGCGGCCTGGGCCTGTCGGGTCTCGGTCTCGGTGGCGGCGGCCGCGGCGAAGGCATCGGCATGGGCATGGTCGGCACTTGCGGCTCCGCGGTGTGCTCTGGTCTCGAGCACGGCTTCGGCTCCTCGAACGGCCTGGCCGGCGGCGACCACAAGCCCAAGGCCCCGCAGGTCCGCCTCGGCAACACCGAGGTCACCAGCGGCACGCTGCCCGCCGAGGTCATCCAGCGCATCGTGCGGCAGAACTTCGGTCGCTTCCGCATGTGCTACGAGAACGGCCTCAAGAGCAACCCGAACCTTGCCGGTCGCGTCGCCGTACGCTTCGTCATCAACCGCGATGGCGCCGTCACCCAGGCCAGCAACGGCGGCAGCGACTTGCCCGACAGCGGCGTGGTCGGCTGCGTGGTCAGCGCCTACTACGGGCTCAGCTTCCCGGCGCCGAAAGACGGCATCGTCACCGTGAACTATCCCATCATGTTCTCGCCCGGTAGCTGA